One window of the Thermasporomyces composti genome contains the following:
- a CDS encoding carbohydrate ABC transporter permease — protein sequence MTATAQVASERQPSPTGRAAARRAWSPREKANLVKGLLFISPWIVGVLAFVAYPMVYSLAISLTKYSGMQAPEWFGLGNYVRLFQDPLAWTSIYNTLFYSGWAVPIGLVVALLLALAMNRNVREVAFYRTALYIPSLAPIFALSFIFIVLVNPGTGIVNQFFGLFGAEPRDYLADPTTAKLVIVATAQLGAGNAALIFLAGLNNIPQTLYEAARIDGANAFQSFTRITLPLLTPAILFNLITGISAGLQVFTQAYIMTRGGPNNGTLFYMYYLYKNAFSYAQLGYACALAVILFLVGVILAVAVYQVSRRFVHYDVTA from the coding sequence GTGACCGCAACAGCGCAGGTGGCATCCGAACGCCAACCATCCCCCACCGGTCGCGCAGCCGCCCGGAGAGCGTGGAGCCCACGAGAGAAGGCCAACCTCGTCAAGGGCCTTCTCTTCATCAGCCCCTGGATCGTGGGCGTCCTGGCCTTCGTGGCCTACCCGATGGTCTACTCCCTGGCCATCAGCCTGACGAAGTACAGCGGCATGCAGGCCCCGGAATGGTTCGGGCTCGGCAACTACGTCCGGCTGTTCCAGGACCCGTTGGCGTGGACGTCGATCTACAACACGCTCTTCTACTCCGGATGGGCGGTGCCCATCGGACTGGTGGTCGCGCTCCTGCTCGCCCTGGCGATGAACCGCAACGTGCGGGAGGTGGCGTTCTACCGCACCGCGCTGTACATACCGTCGTTGGCGCCGATCTTCGCGCTGTCGTTCATCTTCATCGTGCTGGTCAACCCCGGCACGGGTATCGTCAACCAGTTCTTCGGCCTGTTCGGCGCCGAGCCTCGGGACTACCTGGCCGACCCGACGACAGCGAAGCTCGTCATCGTGGCGACCGCGCAGCTCGGCGCTGGTAACGCCGCCCTCATCTTCCTGGCCGGGTTGAACAACATCCCGCAGACGTTGTACGAGGCAGCCCGCATCGATGGCGCGAACGCGTTCCAGTCGTTCACTCGGATCACGCTTCCGCTGCTCACGCCCGCGATCCTGTTCAACCTCATCACGGGCATCAGCGCAGGCCTGCAGGTCTTCACCCAGGCCTACATCATGACGCGCGGCGGCCCCAACAACGGCACCTTGTTCTACATGTACTACCTGTACAAGAACGCGTTCAGCTACGCCCAGCTCGGGTACGCGTGCGCGCTCGCCGTCATCCTCTTCCTCGTCGGTGTGATCCTCGCCGTGGCCGTCTACCAGGTCTCCAGGCGTTTCGTCCACTACGACGTCACCGCCTGA
- a CDS encoding ABC transporter substrate-binding protein: protein MRFRRTRPRRLLLTALAMLMVAATGAACGNDRPDNELLVWTSLGGEIDMAPQRQIIAEFEKRNPGVKVQIVPKSGRFTGDNTALIAAVRAKEPPDVFITDRFTVANQASIGLLTNLSELAGEEADELAKQYLPFAIAEASYNGDLYALPFDTDARGLYYNKQVLRDAGIDPDVLDPRHGPPTIAEVMEIADKITQTDERGNYTRLGIIPWDGQAFHATWGLINRAQWYDEKTCEITATSPGWLKTFRQFDEWARKLDFQKVQAYLATYRPPNADPSTSPFYTGRLGMAIDGNWQLASIKKYAPDLDFGVTWLPVPEEGDPPLTWSGGFALVMPKGVKNPDLVWKFMKFYAGEEGQRIYAKGASKIPTWKSLINDESVTGEQGIFPSMMEHSTNRPALPVGAQISDAMDAAQSGVLLGELTPEEATQQVQDRVGPQMKQFCPFTLT from the coding sequence ATGAGATTCCGACGCACTCGTCCTCGCCGGCTCCTCCTCACCGCGTTAGCCATGCTCATGGTGGCGGCCACTGGCGCGGCCTGCGGAAACGACCGACCAGACAACGAGCTGCTGGTGTGGACCTCTCTCGGCGGCGAGATCGATATGGCACCGCAGCGGCAGATCATCGCCGAGTTCGAGAAGCGCAACCCCGGCGTCAAGGTTCAGATCGTGCCGAAGTCCGGGCGCTTCACCGGTGACAACACCGCGCTGATCGCCGCCGTGCGCGCCAAGGAGCCCCCGGACGTCTTCATCACCGACCGGTTCACGGTGGCCAACCAGGCGTCGATCGGTCTGCTCACCAACCTGTCCGAGCTCGCTGGTGAGGAGGCCGACGAGCTGGCCAAGCAGTACCTGCCGTTCGCGATCGCCGAGGCCTCCTACAACGGCGACCTCTACGCCCTGCCGTTCGACACCGACGCCCGCGGGCTCTACTACAACAAGCAGGTGCTGCGGGACGCGGGCATCGATCCCGACGTGCTCGACCCTCGCCATGGACCTCCCACGATCGCCGAGGTCATGGAGATCGCCGACAAGATCACCCAGACCGACGAAAGGGGCAACTACACCCGTCTCGGCATCATCCCCTGGGACGGCCAGGCGTTCCACGCCACCTGGGGTCTGATCAACCGCGCGCAGTGGTACGACGAGAAGACGTGCGAGATCACCGCCACCTCGCCGGGCTGGCTGAAGACGTTCCGGCAGTTCGACGAGTGGGCGCGGAAGCTGGACTTCCAGAAGGTGCAGGCCTACCTCGCCACCTACCGTCCGCCGAACGCCGACCCGTCGACCTCCCCCTTCTACACCGGTCGGCTCGGTATGGCGATCGACGGCAACTGGCAGCTGGCCAGCATCAAGAAGTACGCACCCGACCTGGACTTCGGCGTGACCTGGCTGCCCGTACCGGAGGAAGGCGACCCTCCCCTGACGTGGTCGGGTGGCTTCGCCCTGGTCATGCCCAAGGGCGTGAAGAACCCGGACCTGGTCTGGAAGTTCATGAAGTTCTACGCCGGCGAGGAGGGGCAGCGCATCTACGCCAAGGGCGCCAGCAAGATCCCCACGTGGAAGTCGCTCATCAACGACGAGAGCGTCACCGGTGAGCAGGGGATCTTCCCGAGCATGATGGAGCACTCGACCAACCGGCCGGCACTGCCTGTGGGCGCCCAGATCTCCGACGCGATGGACGCCGCGCAGTCCGGCGTCCTCCTCGGCGAGCTCACACCGGAGGAGGCCACCCAGCAAGTGCAGGACCGGGTGGGACCGCAAATGAAGCAGTTCTGCCCGTTCACGTTGACCTAG
- a CDS encoding carbohydrate ABC transporter permease, protein MATQTEIDFRTRRQDSGPVMSARSRQLRRLWDGVGNRIFLITMSALFLLPLYWMVATALKSNEELATTPPTIIPRSWQWSNFVEAFQTIPFATYFSNSVIITVLGVVGSVLSNLIVAYGFACIEWRGRDKVFYVVLATLFIPFPIAIIPTFDLFAWLGWINTFLPLVVPHFLGSAFFVFLLRQFLLQIPREHLDAARVDGANEWQILWRVVFPMARPAVATVAIFSAVGSWNDFMGPLLYLQDEAKQTLAIGLEAFRSTHDVQFNLLMAASVMIVLPLVILFFAAQKYFIRGITLGSFK, encoded by the coding sequence ATGGCCACGCAGACCGAGATCGACTTCCGCACTCGGCGGCAGGACAGCGGGCCCGTGATGTCGGCACGCTCCCGTCAGCTGCGCCGGCTCTGGGACGGTGTCGGCAACCGGATCTTCCTGATCACGATGTCGGCGCTGTTCCTCCTGCCGCTGTACTGGATGGTCGCGACCGCGCTCAAGTCGAACGAAGAACTGGCCACCACGCCGCCGACGATCATCCCGAGAAGCTGGCAGTGGAGCAACTTCGTCGAAGCGTTCCAGACGATTCCGTTCGCCACCTACTTCAGCAACTCGGTCATCATCACCGTGCTCGGCGTGGTTGGCTCGGTGCTCTCGAACCTCATCGTGGCCTACGGGTTCGCCTGCATCGAATGGCGCGGCCGGGACAAGGTCTTCTACGTCGTCTTGGCGACGCTGTTCATCCCCTTCCCCATCGCCATCATCCCCACCTTCGACCTGTTCGCCTGGCTGGGTTGGATCAACACCTTCCTGCCGCTGGTTGTCCCCCACTTCCTCGGCAGCGCGTTCTTCGTCTTCCTGCTTCGCCAGTTCCTGCTCCAGATCCCACGCGAGCACCTCGACGCCGCGCGGGTAGATGGCGCGAACGAGTGGCAGATCCTGTGGCGGGTGGTCTTCCCGATGGCGCGGCCAGCGGTCGCCACGGTGGCGATCTTCAGCGCGGTGGGCTCGTGGAACGACTTCATGGGGCCCCTGCTCTACCTGCAGGACGAGGCCAAGCAGACGCTCGCGATCGGGCTCGAGGCGTTCCGGTCGACCCACGACGTGCAGTTCAACCTGCTGATGGCCGCGTCCGTGATGATCGTCCTCCCGCTGGTCATCTTGTTCTTCGCCGCCCAGAAGTACTTCATCCGCGGCATCACGCTCGGCAGCTTCAAGTAG